A section of the Akkermansia muciniphila genome encodes:
- a CDS encoding TrkH family potassium uptake protein, with protein sequence MNETREKPLLNRFEVMEMGFGLCTLAALMWLLWWNGFGEIHEDQLSLRYFREILSLLVLGQLTGVLGILREKWLSRSIRNPRWMELGLGIIILVMLAGNFFNSTFISRIELQNIFRVLCLCYGAAPLLNLKEYFFRVARRNRGFHMPRIRPALLFLLTLVVFITLGGTLLMSPGATKDGIVLSPTDAYFISTSAVCVTGLVPLNVHEHFTNYGQTILLVLFQVGAFGIMTFTYFVSLMVGQGLSLRSKVTISNLLDEEGIAQVDRFIKNIIAVTFGVEALGAIALYFSWRNVPGLEGDTLWWYAVFHSVSGFCNAGFSLFADNLATPDVAYNMGGQITIMVMVLCGSLGFAMYLEIVRRARVALGWDNRNTISRHWSTYSWLVVRMTAALVLGGGLILFLTKMIDGSLFTSADPWYWILWESLFNATARTAGFNISDMALNSIPYALFLAALMFIGGNPGSTTGGVHTTTFAVSCGEVARILQGKQDVVMNKRRIARSVVERAVITVILAGAWVGMITTVMCFAEPALSLERLFFEVVSSFATVGFSWNVTPELSDAGKWIIVFNMIVGRVGMVAFVLAFMKQPTKSPLRYPETRLPLS encoded by the coding sequence GTGAATGAGACGAGGGAAAAACCGCTATTGAACCGTTTTGAGGTCATGGAAATGGGGTTCGGCCTGTGTACGCTGGCTGCCCTGATGTGGCTGCTGTGGTGGAACGGCTTCGGCGAGATTCATGAGGACCAGCTTTCCCTGCGTTATTTCCGGGAAATCCTGTCCCTGCTGGTGCTCGGCCAGCTTACCGGGGTTCTCGGCATCCTGCGGGAGAAGTGGCTTTCCAGGTCCATCCGGAACCCGCGGTGGATGGAACTGGGGCTGGGCATCATCATTCTGGTGATGCTGGCCGGGAATTTTTTCAATTCCACTTTTATTTCCAGAATAGAGCTCCAGAACATTTTCCGCGTCCTCTGCCTCTGTTACGGAGCAGCCCCCCTGCTGAACCTGAAGGAGTATTTTTTCCGCGTGGCCCGCAGGAACCGGGGGTTTCACATGCCCCGCATCCGCCCGGCCCTGCTTTTCCTGCTTACCCTGGTGGTCTTCATCACGCTGGGAGGCACCCTGCTCATGTCTCCGGGAGCCACCAAGGATGGCATCGTGCTTTCTCCAACGGACGCCTATTTCATCAGCACCAGCGCCGTATGCGTCACAGGGCTGGTGCCCCTGAACGTCCATGAGCATTTCACCAATTACGGGCAGACCATCCTGCTGGTGCTTTTCCAGGTGGGCGCCTTCGGCATCATGACGTTCACCTATTTCGTCTCCCTGATGGTGGGCCAGGGCCTGAGCCTGCGTTCCAAGGTCACCATCAGCAACCTGCTGGACGAAGAAGGCATCGCCCAGGTGGACCGGTTCATTAAAAACATCATCGCCGTCACGTTCGGGGTGGAGGCTCTGGGGGCCATCGCCCTTTATTTCTCCTGGAGAAACGTGCCCGGGCTGGAGGGGGACACCCTCTGGTGGTATGCCGTGTTCCATTCCGTTTCCGGCTTCTGCAATGCAGGGTTCAGCCTGTTTGCAGACAACCTGGCTACGCCGGACGTAGCCTATAACATGGGAGGCCAGATTACCATCATGGTCATGGTGCTCTGCGGAAGCCTGGGCTTTGCCATGTACCTGGAAATCGTCCGCAGGGCGCGGGTGGCCCTGGGCTGGGACAACCGGAACACCATCAGCCGCCACTGGTCCACGTACAGCTGGCTGGTCGTGCGCATGACAGCGGCGCTGGTGCTGGGCGGAGGGCTGATCCTGTTCCTGACCAAGATGATTGACGGCAGCCTGTTCACTTCAGCCGATCCCTGGTACTGGATTCTGTGGGAGAGCCTGTTCAATGCCACGGCCCGCACCGCCGGCTTCAATATTTCAGACATGGCGCTTAACAGCATCCCGTATGCGCTGTTCCTGGCGGCGCTCATGTTCATCGGCGGCAATCCCGGTTCTACTACGGGCGGCGTCCACACCACCACGTTCGCCGTTTCCTGCGGGGAGGTGGCGCGCATTTTGCAGGGCAAGCAGGACGTGGTGATGAACAAGCGGAGAATCGCCCGCAGCGTGGTGGAACGCGCCGTCATCACCGTCATCCTGGCCGGGGCCTGGGTGGGGATGATCACCACAGTCATGTGCTTTGCGGAGCCGGCCCTTAGCCTGGAACGCCTGTTTTTTGAGGTGGTGAGCTCCTTTGCCACGGTGGGGTTCTCCTGGAACGTCACGCCGGAACTCAGTGATGCAGGCAAATGGATCATTGTGTTCAACATGATCGTGGGCCGCGTGGGAATGGTGGCCTTTGTTCTGGCTTTCATGAAACAGCCTACCAAGTCCCCGCTCCGGTATCCGGAAACCCGGCTGCCCCTCAGCTGA
- a CDS encoding threonine aldolase family protein, whose translation MILFNCDYSEGAHADILRRLAETNMEQTAGYGEDPYCERARELISGLCGRTDLDIHFLIGGTQTNFTVIAAALRPHQCVLCADAGHINVHESGAVEACGHKVSAIPTPDGKLTARQIEEAWHAHWDDETHEHMPQPRMVYISQPTELGTIYSRKELQEISEVCRRRGLYLYMDGARLGYGLCDKDNDLDLPAIASLCDAFYIGGTKVGALFGEALVLRHDALKEDFRYIMKQKGGRLAKGRLLGIQFLELFRDGLYFRLAAHADRLAVMLRDFCRSRGLALPVASGTNQQFVTMPDSVLDELRKKYGFAYLRREDETHSTVRFCTSWATREEDVRELMADIARLC comes from the coding sequence ATGATTCTTTTCAACTGTGACTATAGCGAAGGCGCCCATGCGGATATTCTCCGCAGGCTGGCGGAGACGAATATGGAGCAGACGGCCGGGTACGGGGAGGACCCCTATTGCGAACGGGCCCGGGAGCTGATCTCCGGCTTGTGCGGCAGAACGGACCTGGATATTCATTTCCTCATTGGCGGAACGCAGACCAATTTCACGGTGATTGCAGCGGCGCTGCGCCCCCATCAGTGCGTGCTGTGTGCGGATGCGGGCCATATCAACGTTCATGAATCCGGCGCCGTGGAGGCTTGCGGCCACAAGGTTTCCGCCATTCCCACTCCGGATGGGAAGCTCACGGCCCGGCAGATTGAGGAGGCATGGCATGCCCATTGGGACGATGAAACCCATGAACACATGCCGCAGCCCAGGATGGTTTATATTTCCCAGCCAACAGAGCTGGGAACCATTTATTCCCGGAAGGAACTTCAGGAGATTTCCGAAGTCTGCCGCCGCCGGGGGCTGTACCTGTACATGGACGGCGCGCGCCTGGGCTACGGCTTGTGTGATAAGGATAATGATCTGGATTTGCCAGCGATTGCCTCCCTCTGCGACGCCTTTTACATTGGCGGCACGAAAGTCGGCGCCCTGTTCGGGGAAGCCCTGGTCCTGCGCCACGACGCCCTGAAGGAGGATTTCCGCTATATCATGAAGCAGAAGGGCGGCCGCCTTGCGAAAGGCAGGCTTCTGGGCATCCAGTTTCTGGAACTGTTCCGGGACGGCCTTTATTTCCGGCTGGCTGCCCATGCGGACCGCCTGGCCGTGATGCTGCGGGATTTCTGCCGTTCCAGGGGGCTTGCGCTTCCTGTTGCCAGCGGGACGAACCAGCAGTTTGTCACGATGCCCGATTCCGTTCTGGATGAATTGAGGAAGAAGTACGGCTTTGCCTACCTGCGCCGGGAGGATGAAACCCACAGCACGGTGCGTTTCTGCACAAGCTGGGCCACGCGGGAGGAAGATGTGCGGGAGTTGATGGCGGATATCGCCCGCTTGTGCTGA
- a CDS encoding MATE family efflux transporter has translation MNNPSSISYQKIWLMSYPLMISLIIEHMIGLTDAVFLGRVGDVALGACALGGVYYMAMFMLAFGFGFGAQIIIARRNGERRYNRIGPTMVQGCYFMLALAVALFTASQYFSPIILRDIIESPQVYGATVDYIHWRTYGVFFSFLCVMFRAYYVGITQTKILTVNSIVMLLSNVVLNYCLIFGKGGFPVMGIAGAAIASSVSEAVSLLFFILYTGAKADKRKYGFRRAFTFRPHLLKGMLSISGWTMVQSFISVSIWFIFFLAIEHLGERPLAVTNIVRNISAMLIMVISGFATTAGALVSNQIGAGEQRYVFRTCGMTVNLTYAILVPLLIVLCLFPEPVLRVFTDNPSLIAASVNSVYVMATSTLVIAPAFILFNAVSGTGNTKAGFIMEMMSLAVYTAAVYFIVIRLKPDVALCWFSEHVYGLSLIILAWWYLKSGKWRGKKV, from the coding sequence ATGAATAATCCTTCCTCTATTTCCTATCAAAAGATATGGCTGATGTCCTATCCCCTCATGATCAGCCTGATCATTGAGCACATGATCGGCCTGACGGACGCCGTTTTCCTGGGGCGCGTGGGGGACGTGGCGCTGGGCGCGTGCGCTCTGGGCGGCGTGTATTACATGGCCATGTTCATGCTGGCCTTCGGCTTCGGCTTCGGGGCGCAGATCATCATCGCGCGCCGCAACGGAGAGCGGCGGTACAACCGCATCGGGCCCACCATGGTACAGGGCTGTTACTTCATGCTGGCCCTGGCAGTGGCCCTTTTTACCGCCTCCCAGTATTTTTCCCCCATCATCCTGCGGGACATCATTGAATCCCCCCAGGTGTACGGTGCCACGGTGGATTATATCCACTGGCGCACCTACGGCGTCTTCTTCTCCTTCCTCTGCGTGATGTTCCGCGCGTATTACGTGGGAATTACCCAGACCAAGATTCTCACGGTCAATTCCATCGTGATGCTCCTCAGCAACGTGGTGCTGAATTACTGCCTCATCTTCGGCAAAGGTGGCTTTCCCGTCATGGGCATTGCCGGGGCGGCCATCGCCTCCAGCGTGTCGGAGGCCGTTTCCCTCCTCTTCTTCATCCTTTACACGGGCGCCAAGGCGGATAAGAGAAAGTACGGCTTCCGCAGGGCGTTTACATTCCGCCCCCATTTGCTGAAAGGCATGCTGTCCATTTCCGGATGGACCATGGTGCAGTCCTTCATTTCCGTCTCCATCTGGTTCATCTTTTTCCTGGCGATCGAACACCTGGGGGAACGCCCCCTGGCCGTCACCAACATCGTGCGCAACATTTCCGCCATGCTCATCATGGTGATCAGCGGCTTCGCCACCACAGCGGGAGCCCTCGTCAGCAACCAGATCGGCGCCGGGGAACAGCGCTACGTGTTCCGGACCTGCGGCATGACGGTCAACCTGACATACGCCATCCTGGTTCCCCTGCTTATCGTCCTGTGCCTGTTTCCGGAACCCGTCCTCAGGGTTTTCACGGATAACCCGTCCCTGATCGCCGCCAGCGTCAATTCCGTGTACGTGATGGCCACTTCCACCCTGGTCATCGCTCCGGCGTTCATCCTGTTCAATGCCGTATCCGGCACGGGCAATACGAAGGCAGGCTTTATCATGGAGATGATGTCCCTGGCCGTTTACACCGCCGCCGTTTATTTCATCGTCATCAGGCTCAAGCCGGATGTGGCCCTCTGCTGGTTCTCCGAGCACGTTTACGGCCTCTCCCTGATCATCCTGGCATGGTGGTACCTCAAGAGCGGAAAATGGCGCGGTAAAAAGGTTTAA
- a CDS encoding L-dopachrome tautomerase-related protein produces MFPVKCFVFSAALVLFLTGAFAASGDAEAKIEDVASFKGAQVTGVTVTDKGRIFVNFPRWREHIPCSVAEVGKDGGYTPYPDEKTNRWGKGAPGDGDAFVCVQSVVADGDRLYVIDTKNPMIGKTVAVPTLYVYDLNTDKLVRKYPLAQSTRPGSYVNDLRVDRDHGKIYFTDSNDPGLIVLDMESGENYRMLDRHPYTTAEQDHITIGGRRHDGKVHSDGIALDRKNGILYFHALTGKTLYGIPTSQLIGRHVDEGKISSMKTPFPDGMIMDDRGNLYMGDLEKSRIVYVTPDRGEIKVLASGDGISWPDTFSIHDGYLYFTNSRIQEAGGDISNMEFTLKRVKLPE; encoded by the coding sequence ATGTTCCCCGTTAAATGTTTTGTCTTTTCCGCCGCCCTTGTTTTATTTCTTACAGGCGCTTTCGCTGCATCCGGTGATGCGGAGGCGAAGATTGAGGATGTCGCCTCGTTCAAGGGGGCGCAGGTGACCGGGGTTACGGTGACGGACAAGGGCCGGATTTTTGTCAATTTTCCCCGCTGGAGGGAGCATATTCCGTGCTCGGTGGCGGAGGTGGGTAAAGACGGCGGTTACACTCCTTATCCGGATGAAAAGACCAACCGATGGGGAAAAGGCGCGCCCGGGGACGGGGATGCGTTTGTGTGCGTGCAGTCCGTGGTGGCAGACGGGGACAGGCTTTACGTGATTGATACGAAGAACCCCATGATCGGCAAGACCGTCGCCGTGCCCACGCTGTACGTGTATGATCTCAACACGGACAAGCTTGTCAGGAAGTACCCCCTGGCGCAGTCCACCAGGCCGGGGTCCTATGTGAATGACCTGCGCGTGGACCGCGACCATGGCAAAATTTATTTTACGGATTCCAATGATCCGGGCCTGATCGTACTGGATATGGAGAGCGGAGAGAATTACCGCATGCTGGACCGTCACCCCTACACGACCGCGGAACAGGACCACATCACCATAGGCGGCAGGAGGCATGACGGGAAAGTCCATTCCGACGGGATTGCCCTGGACCGGAAGAACGGCATTCTTTATTTCCACGCCCTGACGGGTAAAACCCTGTACGGGATTCCGACAAGCCAGCTCATTGGCCGTCATGTGGATGAAGGGAAGATTTCATCCATGAAGACGCCTTTCCCGGATGGAATGATCATGGATGACCGGGGCAATCTGTACATGGGGGACCTGGAGAAGAGCCGCATCGTTTACGTCACTCCGGACCGCGGGGAGATCAAGGTGCTGGCTTCCGGGGACGGCATCAGCTGGCCTGATACGTTCAGCATCCATGACGGCTATCTTTACTTTACCAATTCCCGCATCCAGGAGGCCGGAGGGGATATTTCCAACATGGAGTTCACGCTGAAAAGGGTGAAACTGCCGGAATGA